Below is a window of Carassius gibelio isolate Cgi1373 ecotype wild population from Czech Republic chromosome B23, carGib1.2-hapl.c, whole genome shotgun sequence DNA.
ATCTGCGGCTGGTAATCAATCAAAGTTCCCCTTTGTATCAGTCATCCATTGCTATTAGAAATGAGCTAAAATGATTAGAATTGGAAACACAGAGAACTTTTATCATCTGTCTCTCCGTTCTGTCCCATCTGCAGCGCTCTGAGACAAAGCACTATTGGCTTTGGGATAAAACATTAATCTTCTTTTAGTAGTGCTTCCTCCAAATATGTTTTCTGCTCACTTATGGTCTTATACTGTGGGGCACAATCTTCATACATATGCAGTCGCAGAAATTTCCCCTCCCATCGGCTCTGTTTTGGAATTGTGCTCTCGTGCTAATTTGCCATGTTTAGTGAAAATGGTGGTTTTGGTTTGTTTCACATACAAAGCTATGAATATggagcaaaaattatttttaaaagtgttttcatcctttttgatgatttaaaaaatctaaaacacatttggtgTTATTAGAAGAATCGTTCTTTTGAGTTGAATCTTATTGGTGAATCAATCGATCCAGTTCACAAAGCCAATCTGATTGATTCATTCACAATTTGGACCGATTTGATTCTCGAAATCAGCTCTTATTAATTGTATTCATCATATTCATTTACTGTAGGTTTGTTTATCACATACAAATACAgctcaaaatattcatattttttaatggaACTTTTCGCATCCTTTTTGAAGCTTCAAAACTTTGGttcacatgtacagtattatttaaaaaaagaaaaaaaaaaaaaaatatatatatatatatatatatatatatatatatatatatatatatatattttttttttttttttttttttttctgttctacaaaagaaaaaatcattcaggtttaaaacaagttCAACTCTTTGTCAGTAAGTGACCCTGACCAATGACCTTTGTGAGATGTGACCGtaaatatttcagaaaacaaCTCTTGAAAAAGTATGTTCCAATTTGAGTCAATTAGAGCGCTCTCTCCCGATTTCTGCCGCACTGGGATTTGAATTAGAATGGCAAATGAGACAGCAGATGTTACAGCCAACCATCAGATGCTCGGGGATATTGGGGTTACAAACACGTCAACCTTCTCACAGTGGTCAACTTCTGGACAACAACTGACTGTGGGACTGTGTGTTTGTAGTGTTGAAGTAATGTTGCTTTTCACTAGACAGAACAAAGAAAATCaatgcaaaacaaaagaaaatagagGCCACCTTTTAAGCCTGACATGAACATATGAAActgaggtctgtctccagaatcacaccaagattcctgacttgatttttagttgtttgacccctagagtcaaggtatgcattcaccttgaaaacttcatctttgtttccaaatgcaatgatttcagttttttccttatttaactgaagaaagttctggcacatccaactattaatttcatcaatgcattggcagagggagtcaatggggctgtagtcatttggagataaggctagctAAATCTGGGTATCATAAGCATAGCTGTAGtacaatttggttctttctcattatttgacttagtggaagcatatacaggctaaacaagagcggtgcaagaattgacccttgtttggactccgcatgtcatggacgtccacttagacttatgctctcctagactcacataatagcctctcccttctaagtatgacctgaaccatttaagtaccatcccagaaagcctgacccagttttccagtctctctagtagtatgttatgatcgacagtgtcaaacgcagcacggagatctagcaataccagcaccgatattttgccagagtcacaatttaagctaatataatttattatcttaatgagtgctgtctctgtgctgtgatgcggtcgaaaaccagattgaaaattgtccaggtatccatttgagtttaagtatttgttcagctgattaaaatcaccttttctataattttgcctataaaaggaagaatattggtctaaaattgctcaaaatggtgttatcaagattgctctttttcaggagggacttaacaactgcagtttataaggagtttggaaatgttccataaagaagtgaggtgttcaccacttcgaaaagatctgcttctaaacagttaagcacacttttgaaaaaagatgtgggaagtgtgtcaagatagcaggttgacgatgTTAGGTGAtgcactatttcttccaaaatgttgctgtcaattgcttcaaaagtagacatagtatctttttgatctgtctgacctctgcattacttgaggatgtgccaattgccttcctgatattgatgttGAAGTTAAAAGCCAAGTGTAAACGCACTTTGATTGGATCACCAATTCATTTGGGGGGAAATAGATCAATAGAATGCATTTAAGTAATCGTTTAAACAAGCCGATCGCGAGAGTCTTACATAGTgcttgaaaatataataaaattaacagtaataaaaattaaaaatgagacttaaaatgaaaaaaaaaagattaaagtaaattgtaaataaataaacaaaaacgaaaataaatgtaaataaaattatttacaaaatatgataatatacatcaaatgtaataaaaaaattatacattttaaataataataataaaaaaaaaaataataatcaaataaataaataataaaatttaatgtgATTTTTGCACAGGTAAATAAGATCCATCACACCATGTTTGGGATGCAAGGTGTAAATGCAATCCAGCTAAAGAATTTTCCACatgtgaattaaaaatgaatgccGTTCACTCCAGGGACATAAATACTGGATATACAGACATGTCTGGGACAAATTTGTCAGTGTCCCGAGCATCAGATGCAGTTTTGATACATATTTGGTTGTGTGTGCAAATGAGTTCAGTCAGCTGCATTTTCggcatattttttattgattttagcaTCAACTTGGCAGTGAAAAGGGCAATTTTATCAAGAGTTACAGGCATAAATGTGAAGCTTATAATTTAATACACACTTAAATTCATTATTCTGTTAAAACCTGTATATAATTTGAGCtgtaaaaaagtcattttttgatTTAGGGTGATTTagggttttatttgtagtatatAGTGCCATGCACATATACTAAGGTTAAATAGTGCCCGCTTAGAGGCGGAGTGATTGAGATGTGAAGTGTCTGGTTATGGTTGTAGTCAGTTGTCAGCGCAGCTGCTGTTATTAAAACGCAAACGATTTACCTGGTGTCATCCTTCCACTCGCCACGACGCAAGTTATAAAAGGTTATTAAAAGAAACCACTACATGGTGTCAGAAGCTGGTCCAGTGCgccgatttttttatttattttgccgaAGTTAGACACGGATTTTTGCTAAGGGCTAAGCTAGCGTGAGCGAGCAGGCAGCTACGCTCGAGAGCGGAGAAGAGATGGAACAGTTCAAACTACCGTCCCCGCTGGTGCTAACAGGCAATATAAGCGAAAACTGGAGAAGATGGGAACAACGCTTTCAGATATACATGACTGCAAGTGGTGCTGATGGAAAGGAAGCTAAAGTAAAGGTAGCTATCTTACTGCATGCACTCGGAGAAGACGCTCTTGAGGTATACAACACACTAGACGTTGTACAAGTGGATGAAGCAGAGCTAACAGTGGAtgatattttatatgcatttaaagcATATTGCCAGCCAAAGAAAAACACAGTGTTTGAAAGACATCAGTTTTGGGCTCATCCCATGTCAGAGTCAGTCACCATTGAGAAATATGTAACTGAGTTGAGACAGAAAAGCAAAGACTGTGAATTTGGTGCATCAGAAAATGATATGATCCGAGACAAAATTGTGTTCAGTTTGAATGATCCGCGGCTCAAAGAAAGGCTGTTAAGAGAGTCAGATCTCACACTGGAGAGGGCGATCGACATCTGCAGAGCAGCGGAGACTGCCAAAGCACAAATACAAGCAATGAGTACTACAACACAAGAAAGAGCAATACATGCAGTGAACAAAACCAAAGGTAAAGACAACCAACAATGGAAACAGGGACGAAAACTACAAGTACAGAGTGACAGCAGGAAAATAAAGGATCAAGGGTGCAGGAAATGTGGAAAGTCACATCAACCAAGGCTTTGCCCAGCATTTGGAGTCTCGTGCCGAAAGTGTGGTAAGCTCAATCATTACGCAAAGATGTGTGAGACTACAAAAGCAACACATAAGATGAAAATGCATGATTTGAGCTCAGAAATAGACACACTTTTCATTGGGACAGTGAATATTGACCAAATAAGCACTAAAAGAGACAATTCATGGTATGCAGATATAGATGCTGGAGACATGTCTGTTAAGTTTAAGTTAGACACAGGAGCAGAAACAAATGTACTACCGCAGGCTGTGTACAAGACATTGAAGAGAAAAGCCAGGCGTGAAAAACGAATAAACTTGCAACTAAAACCGACAAAAACTGTGTTGGTGGCGTACGGTGGAGTTAAGCTGAAACCAGAAGGGACAATCTCACTGGAGTGCTCCAATGCCCAAACCAAATCCAACCAGCTGTTCTATGTGTCAAACCACTCAGACACAGCTATCCTAGGCAAGGATGCATGTGAAGCGTTAGGTCTGATAAAGAGGATGGACATTGACACGCTCGCAGTCAAGTTCCCAACTACAAAAGAGGAGCTGTTAAAGCAACATGCAAGTGTCTTTGAAGGACTTGGTGAGTTCTCAGGTGAACATCACATCCACATTGACCCTACAGTCACTCCTGTCATACATGGCTGCAGGAAAATACCACTGTCAGTTATGGACAGACTGAGAGACACGCTTGATGACCTGCTAAAAGCAGACGTTGTTGAACAAGTAACTGAGCCGACGACATGGGTCAATAGTCTTGTAGTCACAGAAAAGAAAGACAAGAAGAAGCTGAGGGTTTGCCTAGACCCCACTGACCTAAACAAAGCTATTTTGAGACAGCATTATTCAATTCCCACAGCAGATGAGGTGTTGTGTAAACTAGCTGGTAAGAAAATCTTCACAGTACTGGATGAGAAAGACGGCTATTGGCAAATAAAGCTGGACAAGGAGTCGTCGCTACTGTGCACTTTCAACACGCCATGGGGGCGCTATAGGTTTAAGCGCCTGCCATTTGGAATCAAGTCGGCGAGTGAAGTTTTTCAGCAACGCAACTGCGAGACATTTGGGGACATCATGGGTGTTCACATAATTGCTGATGACATGATTATCGCTGCGTCCACAGAAAAGGAACATGACGAAATACTGCAAAAGGTGATGACTAGAGCAAAGGAGGCTAATGTCAAATTCAATAAAGAGAAGATCCAATACAAGGTGAACAGTGTCAAATACATGGGTCATGTTGTGACCTCAGAGGGTGTTAAAGTAGACGAAGCAAAAGTTAAGGCAATAGTTGACATGCCATCACCCACAGACAGACCGGCTCTGCAACGCATGCTTGGGATGATCAAGTATCTCTCACAGTACATACCTGGAGAAGCGACGGCCACAGCGCCACTGAGACAGCTGCTGAGAAAAGACAGTGCTTGGCAATGGCAACACGAACATGAGGAAGCTGTAAATAGTCTAAAAAATGCGCTTGTCACAGCCCCTGTTCTCAAATTCTTTGACCCAAAGAAAGCTGTCGTGATACAAGCAGATGCATCCAAGGACGGTTTAGGTGCATGTCTAATGCAAGATGGACATCCTATCGCCTATGCATCCAGAGCTCTAACGGACACAGAGAAAAACTATGCACAGATAGAGAAGGAGCTTCTGGCTATCGTGTTTTCAGTGAAACGCTTTCACCAGTACGCCTATGGAGTCAAGGTTAATGTGCAGTCAGATCACAAACCTTTGGAAACGATCCTGAGAAAGCCACTGGGAACAGCTCCGTCCAGACTACAGCGGATGCTACTTCAGCTGCAACGCTATGACCTGAATGTAATTTACACGCCAGGTAAAGAGTTACTGATCGCAGACACACTCTCACGAGCAACTACACATGAGCAACCGGGTGAGTGTGACATTTTTGAAGAAAAAGTGATCTATGCTCTTGAGCCAACAGAGGCCCTAAGCCCAGAGACTCTGGCACAGTTAAAGCTTGAGACACAAAATGACGTCATACTGCAAACATTGCTGGACATTCACAGGCAGGGCTGGCCACATCACAGAAAACAAGTCGACA
It encodes the following:
- the LOC128011685 gene encoding uncharacterized protein K02A2.6-like, with translation MSVKFKLDTGAETNVLPQAVYKTLKRKARREKRINLQLKPTKTVLVAYGGVKLKPEGTISLECSNAQTKSNQLFYVSNHSDTAILGKDACEALGLIKRMDIDTLAVKFPTTKEELLKQHASVFEGLGEFSGEHHIHIDPTVTPVIHGCRKIPLSVMDRLRDTLDDLLKADVVEQVTEPTTWVNSLVVTEKKDKKKLRVCLDPTDLNKAILRQHYSIPTADEVLCKLAGKKIFTVLDEKDGYWQIKLDKESSLLCTFNTPWGRYRFKRLPFGIKSASEVFQQRNCETFGDIMGVHIIADDMIIAASTEKEHDEILQKVMTRAKEANVKFNKEKIQYKVNSVKYMGHVVTSEGVKVDEAKVKAIVDMPSPTDRPALQRMLGMIKYLSQYIPGEATATAPLRQLLRKDSAWQWQHEHEEAVNSLKNALVTAPVLKFFDPKKAVVIQADASKDGLGACLMQDGHPIAYASRALTDTEKNYAQIEKELLAIVFSVKRFHQYAYGVKVNVQSDHKPLETILRKPLGTAPSRLQRMLLQLQRYDLNVIYTPGKELLIADTLSRATTHEQPGECDIFEEKVIYALEPTEALSPETLAQLKLETQNDVILQTLLDIHRQGWPHHRKQVDKKVMQYWPIRHSVSIREGIMFAGDRIILPTKMRSDMLQRLHVAHQGMQRTKALARVHWYWPGMTRDIEKMVEECATCQQFQPRQQREPMISHEIPELPWLKVGADIFEISGQSFLLVVDYFSKYPEVLNIRDKTTHTVINKMKSVFARVGIPKEIVCDHVPFASQEMRKFATAWGIKLTHSSPGYAQSNGLAERTVKTVKYLLKKAKQTNTDPFLALLTLRNTPVTGMGYSPAQLLMGRVLRSTLPSSSTVLQPAVPTNALSTLQDLQRRQRAYYNRGTKKLPMLPPGGIVHMKTERGWSPAVVMATCAEPRSYDIMTSSGQQYRRNRRHLRKTPSNIQVYEPDSLDDEQDSTPDASTGADETACVEPSPPPPTGQTRSGRVIRPPVRFRDYVLSH